In Leishmania major strain Friedlin complete genome, chromosome 26, a genomic segment contains:
- a CDS encoding putative fatty acid desaturase — MLKAHGAEIKKLYGPDPWLRYLMTPFVLLQIYLGYRAKDMGWPTLLLVGYFVGGTITHSCFLAIHEATHGLCFFMPLYNDLYALFVNLVVPVPYAMMFKTYHAEHHRYLGWDGIDSDVPTRFEGRYLSSYAGKFFFLTFQVLFYALRPTVVRTIKFEKLHVMNYVVQLTFNLLVYYFWGWWPLLYFLLCTFLGTSWHPLAGHFISEHFVLAGNGGQETFSYYGPLNWLMWNVGYHVEHHDFPNIPWTRIGKLNTIAPEFYVDLHRTKSWPGALFDFLLDPNVSLCSRVVRERGSAGREKLLPTSTGRMKAAEPHHGPCSWKKDG, encoded by the coding sequence ATGCTGAAGGCACATGGAGCGGAGATCAAGAAGCTGTACGGCCCGGACCCGTGGCTTCGGTATCTAATGACACCGTTTGTTCTGCTGCAGATTTATCTTGGGTACCGTGCGAAGGATATGGGGTGGCCCACTCTTCTCCTCGTCGGGTATTTCGTGGGTGGAACAATTACGCACAGCTGTTTCTTGGCAATTCACGAGGCCACGCATGGCCTCTGCTTCTTCATGCCGCTCTACAACGATCTTTACGCACTGTTCGTGAATCTGGTGGTGCCCGTGCCATATGCGATGATGTTCAAGACGTACCACGCTGAGCATCACCGTTACTTGGGCTGGGACGGCATTGACTCTGATGTGCCCACGCGGTTCGAGGGAAGGTATCTATCAAGCTACGCTGGCAAGTTTTTCTTTCTCACGTTTCAGGTGCTGTTCTACGCTCTCAGACCTACTGTTGTGCGGACGATTAAGTTTGAGAAGCTGCATGTGATGAACTACGTTGTGCAGCTGACGTTCAACCTGCTTGTGTACTACTTCTGGGGCTGGTGGCCACTGCTGTACTTCCTTCTCTGTACTTTTCTAGGCACCAGCTGGCACCCACTCGCTGGTCACTTCATCTCGGAGCATTTTGTGCTCGCGGGCAACGGTGGGCAAGAGACGTTCTCGTACTACGGCCCACTGAACTGGCTAATGTGGAATGTCGGCTATCACGTCGAGCACCACGACTTTCCAAACATTCCATGGACACGAATAGGGAAGCTGAATACGATCGCACCGGAGTTCTACGTTGATCTGCACCGTACCAAGTCGTGGCCCGGGGCTCTGTTCGACTTTCTACTAGACCCGAACGTGAGCCTTTGCAGCCGTGTTGTGCGCGAGCGCGGCTCTGCCGGACGTGAGAAGCTACTGCCGACATCGACGGGTCGCatgaaggcggcggagccACACCATGGTCCGTGCTCGTGGAAAAAGGACGGCTGA
- a CDS encoding putative cytochrome c oxidase subunit V: MKRFCIPTLAAVSFARTFFGKGWDNAALDTIYSCMLRKPEVNDRIRTQYASTMDPRDADVLRRLGEVSKENKTFIRVFLPPHLGDPHRLLKCYSLMAYPILDDKGGQLKVEMDGCKLDAFADPDDDYSKVVIPHMELVEYLAKSLLETMKWEATPRGAASLLESLYRGAEIPDHVFQTPAVIERLESYKDANKVIN, from the coding sequence ATGAAGCGCTTCTGCATCCCTACTCTGGCCGCAGTGTCGTTTGCCCGTACCTTCTTCGGTAAGGGCTGGGACAATGCTGCACTGGACACCATATACAGCTGCATGCTGCGCAAGCCGGAAGTGAACGACCGGATTCGCACTCAGTACGCCTCCACGATGGACCCTCGCGACGCCGAtgtgctccgccgcctcggtgAGGTGTCGAAGGAAAACAAGACGTTTATTCGCGTGTTTCTTCCCCCGCATCTCGGTGATCCCCATCGCCTACTGAAGTGCTACAGCCTGATGGCGTACCCTATTCTCGATGACAAGGGTGGTCAGCTGAAGGTAGAGATGGATGGCTGCAAGCTGGACGCATTCGCCGACCCTGATGACGACTACTCCAAGGTGGTGATTCCACATATGGAGCTAGTCGAGTATCTCGCCAAGTCTCTTTTGGAGACGATGAAGTGGGAGGCTACTccccgcggcgctgcctcgctgctggAGTCGCTGTACCGCGGCGCCGAGATTCCGGACCACGTGTTCCAGACGCCCGCTGTGATCGAGCGTCTGGAAAGCTACAAGGACGCTAACAAGGTCATCAACTAA
- a CDS encoding putative fatty acid desaturase: protein MLKAHGAEIKKLYGPDPWLRYLMTPFVLLQIYLGYRAKDMGWPTLLLVGYFVGGTITHSCFLAIHEATHGLCFFMPLYNDLYALFVNLVVPVPYAMMFKTYHAEHHRYLGWDGIDSDVPTRFEGRYLSSYAGKFFFLTFQVLFYALRPTVVRTIKFEKLHVMNYVVQLTFNLLVYYFWGWWPLLYFLLCTFLGTSWHPLAGHFISEHFVLAGNGGQETFSYYGPLNWLMWNVGYHVEHHDFPNIPWTRIGKLNTIAPEFYVDLHRTKSWPGALFDFLLDPNVSLCSRVVRERGSAGREKLLPTSTGRMKAAEPHHGPCSWKKEGRPNGRMLFFHMH from the coding sequence ATGCTGAAGGCACATGGAGCGGAGATCAAGAAGCTGTACGGCCCGGACCCGTGGCTTCGGTATCTAATGACACCGTTTGTTCTGCTGCAGATTTATCTTGGGTACCGTGCGAAGGATATGGGGTGGCCCACTCTTCTCCTCGTCGGGTATTTCGTGGGTGGAACAATTACGCACAGCTGTTTCTTGGCAATTCACGAGGCCACGCATGGCCTCTGCTTCTTCATGCCGCTCTACAACGATCTTTACGCACTGTTCGTGAATCTGGTGGTGCCCGTGCCATATGCGATGATGTTCAAGACGTACCACGCTGAGCATCACCGTTACTTGGGCTGGGACGGCATTGACTCTGATGTGCCCACGCGGTTCGAGGGAAGGTATCTATCAAGCTACGCTGGCAAGTTTTTCTTTCTCACGTTTCAGGTGCTGTTCTACGCTCTCAGACCTACTGTTGTGCGGACGATTAAGTTTGAGAAGCTGCATGTGATGAACTACGTTGTGCAGCTGACGTTCAACCTGCTTGTGTACTACTTCTGGGGCTGGTGGCCACTGCTGTACTTCCTTCTCTGTACTTTTCTAGGCACCAGCTGGCACCCACTCGCTGGTCACTTCATCTCGGAGCATTTTGTGCTCGCGGGCAACGGTGGGCAAGAGACGTTCTCGTACTACGGCCCACTGAACTGGCTAATGTGGAATGTCGGCTATCACGTCGAGCACCACGACTTTCCAAACATTCCATGGACACGAATAGGGAAGCTGAATACGATCGCACCGGAGTTCTACGTTGATCTGCACCGTACCAAGTCGTGGCCCGGGGCTCTGTTCGACTTTCTACTAGACCCGAACGTGAGCCTTTGCAGCCGTGTTGTGCGCGAGCGCGGCTCTGCCGGACGTGAGAAGCTACTGCCGACATCGACGGGTCGCatgaaggcggcggagccACACCATGGTCCGTGCTCGTGGAAAAAGGAAGGGCGACCTAACGGCAGAATGCTATTTTTTCACATGCATTGA